In Spirosoma aureum, a single genomic region encodes these proteins:
- a CDS encoding phosphatase PAP2 family protein, with translation MNTSLARFLSIVFHPLLMPTLLFGILLYLAPSILGVDAFSGTLRISLLILIFIGTFGVPSLLIYYLFRSGYVRSLQLDTLDDRRLPYFLTAIVYTGLTFLFAFRMQLLSSIAPGIAILLGSITLSILLVGLISIYWQISAHSVGIGGVVGIVAGIITKFGETDLVLVLAALIMLAGMVASARLHLNAHTPSQIGAGLILGLSISMMTVFWLI, from the coding sequence TTGAATACGAGTCTGGCCCGTTTTCTTTCTATCGTTTTTCACCCGTTGCTGATGCCGACGCTCCTGTTCGGCATTTTGCTGTATCTGGCTCCTTCTATTCTGGGTGTCGACGCTTTTTCGGGTACATTACGCATTAGTCTGCTGATCCTTATTTTTATAGGTACATTTGGAGTGCCTTCATTGCTGATCTACTACCTTTTTCGGAGCGGTTACGTCAGGTCGTTACAACTGGATACCCTAGATGACCGTCGGTTACCTTATTTTTTAACGGCCATCGTCTATACGGGTCTGACCTTTCTGTTCGCGTTTAGAATGCAGCTTCTGTCGAGCATAGCTCCTGGAATTGCAATCCTGCTTGGATCAATAACGCTCTCGATTTTGCTGGTTGGATTGATTAGTATCTACTGGCAAATCAGTGCGCATAGCGTAGGTATCGGCGGAGTCGTTGGTATTGTGGCGGGCATCATTACCAAATTCGGAGAAACCGACTTAGTGCTGGTTTTAGCAGCCCTGATTATGTTAGCAGGTATGGTTGCCAGTGCACGGCTCCATCTTAATGCACATACGCCCTCCCAGATCGGAGCGGGTTTGATCCTGGGACTCAGTATAAGTATGATGACTGTCTTCTGGTTAATTTAA
- a CDS encoding HAD family hydrolase, with translation MQPIELVVFDMAGTTVTDHHEVERCFAQAAAETGLIASADRILAMQGLSKRYVFNTLWKEQLGEMHHDVPRHVDVSYAAFQGILENHYRVNGATPTEGCLETFAYLRERGIAIALTTGFYRVVTDIILEKLGWLDGLDNRHIGTPSSMIQLSIASDEVERGRPYPLMIERAIQWLDISSPRAVVNIGDTPSDLLSGRASGVALNLGVTNGTHSQEQLEAYPHDLLIGSLRELPALLDSRRITVNA, from the coding sequence ATGCAACCTATTGAATTAGTAGTATTCGACATGGCTGGCACAACCGTAACCGATCACCACGAGGTTGAGCGGTGTTTTGCACAGGCAGCCGCCGAAACGGGTCTGATCGCTTCAGCCGATCGAATTCTGGCCATGCAGGGACTGTCTAAACGGTATGTATTCAATACGCTTTGGAAAGAACAACTTGGCGAAATGCACCACGATGTACCCAGGCACGTTGATGTATCGTATGCTGCGTTTCAGGGTATTCTGGAAAACCATTATCGTGTAAATGGCGCTACACCAACCGAAGGCTGTCTGGAAACATTCGCTTATCTGCGCGAACGGGGTATTGCCATTGCCCTCACAACGGGATTTTATCGGGTGGTTACGGATATAATTCTGGAAAAACTCGGCTGGCTCGATGGACTCGACAACCGGCATATAGGCACCCCATCCAGCATGATCCAACTGTCAATTGCCAGCGATGAAGTCGAACGCGGACGCCCTTATCCGCTGATGATCGAGCGGGCAATTCAGTGGCTGGATATCAGCAGTCCGAGAGCCGTTGTAAACATCGGCGACACCCCTTCCGACCTGTTGTCGGGGCGGGCATCTGGTGTCGCATTGAATCTGGGCGTTACCAATGGAACTCATTCACAAGAGCAACTCGAAGCATATCCGCATGATCTGTTGATCGGATCGCTTCGCGAATTACCTGCTTTGCTGGATTCTCGTAGAATAACGGTTAATGCATAA
- a CDS encoding TIGR03364 family FAD-dependent oxidoreductase, translating into MATYDLIVIGAGALGTFHAYHAAKAGQRVLLLEKDQYPIGATVRNFGQVVPSGLAGRWFDYGRRSLEIYRDIQNQTDLTVRANGTVYIASDPDEWKLANELHDRYNHLGYASELLSKAHCLTKYPALQADYVAGGLYFPDELSVEPEQMVHRLIAFIQKKYGVDYRSGSAVIDCQSNYSGAIVSLTNRQRFQAGRVIICSGHEVRLLFPEVLTDTDLVVSKLQMLLVKPVSGITLPGNILTGLSIRRYESFQACPSFSTIPKPEHLAELQRWGIHILFKQAIDGSFIVGDSHEYADATKAEDLGYHTQDYINDLMITEARRIVTFPLAIEKTWAGFYSQTKAEIFEHDVDENIRIVTGIGGKGMSSGAGYAEASIRQWLGVTA; encoded by the coding sequence ATGGCTACTTACGATCTGATTGTCATCGGCGCGGGTGCGCTGGGAACGTTCCATGCTTATCATGCGGCAAAAGCTGGTCAGCGTGTACTCTTGCTCGAAAAAGATCAGTATCCAATCGGGGCTACGGTTCGCAATTTTGGGCAAGTGGTACCGTCGGGTTTAGCTGGCCGGTGGTTCGATTACGGCCGCCGAAGCCTCGAAATTTACCGTGATATCCAAAATCAGACCGACCTGACCGTACGGGCAAACGGTACGGTTTATATTGCCTCCGATCCCGACGAATGGAAACTGGCCAATGAACTCCACGACCGATACAATCACCTCGGCTACGCTAGTGAATTACTCTCGAAAGCGCATTGTCTGACTAAATACCCGGCGCTACAAGCTGATTATGTGGCTGGAGGATTATATTTCCCGGACGAACTGAGCGTAGAGCCCGAGCAGATGGTCCATCGGCTCATTGCGTTTATCCAGAAGAAATATGGCGTGGATTACCGGTCCGGTTCGGCGGTGATCGATTGCCAGTCGAACTACAGTGGGGCTATTGTATCGCTCACCAACCGGCAGCGGTTTCAGGCTGGGCGCGTTATTATTTGCAGCGGTCACGAAGTTCGGTTGCTGTTTCCGGAAGTGCTGACAGATACCGATCTGGTTGTGAGTAAATTACAAATGCTTCTGGTAAAACCAGTTTCGGGTATAACATTACCCGGAAACATTCTGACGGGTTTGTCGATTCGTCGTTATGAGTCTTTCCAGGCTTGTCCTTCATTTTCAACTATTCCTAAACCCGAACACCTCGCCGAATTACAACGGTGGGGCATCCACATTCTTTTTAAACAAGCCATCGACGGATCGTTCATTGTCGGTGACTCGCACGAATACGCCGATGCCACCAAAGCCGAAGACCTGGGCTATCACACCCAGGACTACATCAACGATCTGATGATAACCGAAGCAAGGCGTATTGTAACCTTCCCGCTAGCTATTGAAAAAACGTGGGCTGGTTTTTATAGCCAGACCAAAGCCGAAATTTTCGAACACGATGTTGATGAAAACATCCGGATCGTGACGGGAATTGGCGGTAAAGGCATGAGTTCGGGAGCTGGTTATGCCGAAGCGAGTATCCGGCAATGGTTGGGTGTAACAGCTTAA
- a CDS encoding DUF4403 family protein produces the protein MSRILVVCLAFGWLMLSCQPSQKRLNPQAPKEAYNTTEMEVRNERFLSTVHVPVSIALGDIERQINAQVNGLIYEDNSLEDNNNDNFMTKVWKRGTIIVNAQDSLFHFTVPLRIWAKAGVSVLGFTQYKETEFEIDLRFKTKFDLDHDWTVHTQTQADGYGWVRRPTVSVVGVNIPITNIVGRLIDKNLGTITKTLDQQIRRNVDLRTPVLKAWNTLREPYLISEKYRTYLQVVPKRVLITPLRFEGRTIRATIGIEGFTLTTTGARPDIRPAVSLPDLTVVSQVKDDFQIGLLSEASYQEAARIVADEFVGKSFSFSENRYTITVTSMEMYGQNDNLIIKAGLKGTINGDIYLRGRPYYDARSQTISLKDLAYDLDTKNILQQSASWLLKGTFARTLEKQLTIPVGSQIAEMQKLLQDKLKNNQLAKGVVVNGRIDEIKPDQVYLTPTSLLAVVNARGRIDVKVDGLQ, from the coding sequence ATGAGTCGTATTCTCGTGGTTTGTCTGGCGTTTGGCTGGTTGATGCTGAGCTGTCAGCCATCCCAAAAACGTCTGAATCCACAAGCGCCCAAAGAAGCCTATAACACCACCGAAATGGAAGTCCGTAACGAACGCTTTCTGTCTACCGTGCATGTTCCTGTCTCCATTGCGCTGGGAGACATTGAGCGACAAATAAATGCTCAGGTCAATGGCCTGATCTATGAAGATAATAGCCTGGAAGACAACAATAACGACAATTTTATGACGAAGGTCTGGAAGCGCGGCACCATTATCGTTAACGCGCAGGATAGCCTTTTTCATTTCACGGTTCCCTTACGAATCTGGGCGAAAGCCGGTGTATCTGTACTGGGTTTTACGCAGTATAAAGAAACTGAATTTGAGATTGACCTTCGGTTTAAGACGAAGTTCGACCTTGACCACGATTGGACGGTTCATACCCAAACACAGGCCGACGGTTATGGCTGGGTACGCCGGCCAACCGTAAGCGTTGTTGGTGTCAATATTCCGATAACCAACATCGTCGGCCGACTGATCGATAAAAATCTGGGAACGATCACCAAAACACTGGATCAGCAGATTCGCCGTAATGTCGATCTCCGAACGCCCGTTCTGAAAGCCTGGAATACATTGCGTGAACCCTACCTGATCTCCGAAAAATACCGTACCTACTTACAGGTTGTACCGAAGCGGGTGCTAATTACTCCTCTCCGTTTTGAAGGTCGTACCATTCGGGCTACTATTGGCATAGAAGGGTTTACACTCACAACGACGGGAGCTCGCCCAGACATTCGTCCGGCGGTATCGCTTCCCGACCTAACGGTTGTGTCGCAGGTCAAAGATGATTTTCAAATTGGTCTGCTTAGCGAAGCCAGTTATCAGGAAGCAGCCAGAATCGTAGCGGACGAGTTTGTCGGAAAGAGTTTTTCGTTCAGTGAAAATCGGTATACCATCACAGTGACCAGCATGGAAATGTATGGGCAGAATGATAATCTTATTATTAAAGCAGGCCTGAAAGGAACAATCAATGGGGATATTTACCTCCGTGGCCGCCCCTATTATGACGCCAGGAGCCAGACGATTTCTCTAAAAGATCTTGCCTACGATCTGGATACGAAAAATATACTTCAGCAATCGGCCAGCTGGCTCCTGAAAGGTACGTTTGCCCGAACGCTGGAGAAGCAACTCACAATTCCGGTTGGTTCGCAGATCGCCGAGATGCAGAAATTACTTCAGGATAAGCTCAAAAATAATCAACTGGCAAAGGGAGTCGTAGTGAATGGCCGGATCGATGAAATAAAACCTGATCAGGTTTATCTGACCCCCACTTCTTTGCTGGCTGTTGTGAACGCTCGCGGCCGGATCGATGTGAAAGTGGATGGATTACAGTAG
- a CDS encoding nicotinate phosphoribosyltransferase, producing the protein MTNKLYDTSLSLLTDLYQVTMAYGYWKSGTAEKEAVFNLYFRKHPFGGGFTVACGLTNVIGYIEHFSLSKKDLRYLQTLTGNDGQPLFEEAFLDYLANLKLTCDIEAIPEGTVVFPNEPLVRVRGPILQCQLLETPLLNLINFESLIATKAARLRLVAENDTLLEFGLRRAQGVDGGMTASRAAYIGGCDATSNVLAGKLYGIPVRGTHAHSWVMSFENEAEAFQTYADVLPNNVTLLVDTYDTIQGVHNAIEAGRKLKKKGHKLAGIRLDSGDLAYLSIAARKLLDEAGFTDTAIVASNDLDETIITSLKQQGAKIDIWGVGTKLVTAFDQPALGGVYKLAALRHTSSENAETAEWDYKMKLSEQAIKISTPGIQQVRRFRNEQGFIADMIFDESKPEANPAGVPMTMIDPLDFTKRRKFDATQAFDDLLVPVFRDGTCVYESPDIHAIRARVQTQLTNLHPGVKRFVNPHTYPVGLERNLHELKTALVMKLRERNE; encoded by the coding sequence ATGACCAATAAACTATACGATACCTCTTTAAGCTTACTGACAGACTTATATCAGGTAACCATGGCCTATGGCTACTGGAAATCCGGAACCGCTGAAAAAGAAGCTGTTTTCAACCTATATTTCCGGAAGCATCCCTTTGGAGGAGGGTTCACCGTTGCCTGCGGGCTGACCAACGTAATCGGCTACATCGAACATTTTAGCCTATCAAAAAAAGATCTGCGGTACCTTCAAACCCTGACCGGCAACGACGGTCAGCCGCTTTTCGAAGAAGCATTTCTGGACTATCTGGCCAATCTGAAACTCACCTGCGATATCGAAGCGATTCCGGAGGGAACGGTCGTTTTTCCAAATGAACCACTGGTGCGGGTGCGTGGGCCAATCCTACAGTGTCAGCTGCTCGAAACACCACTTCTGAACCTGATCAATTTCGAATCGCTCATTGCCACAAAAGCGGCCAGACTACGCCTGGTTGCCGAAAATGACACATTGCTTGAGTTTGGCTTACGTCGGGCGCAGGGCGTTGATGGGGGTATGACAGCTTCCCGTGCGGCCTATATTGGCGGTTGCGATGCCACCTCGAATGTGCTGGCGGGTAAGCTCTACGGCATCCCGGTGCGTGGTACACATGCCCACAGTTGGGTCATGTCATTCGAGAATGAAGCGGAAGCCTTCCAAACCTATGCCGATGTTTTACCAAACAATGTAACGCTGCTGGTTGATACTTACGACACTATACAGGGTGTTCATAATGCCATTGAAGCCGGACGGAAATTGAAGAAAAAGGGGCATAAACTGGCCGGAATCCGACTCGACTCGGGCGATCTGGCGTATTTGAGCATAGCAGCCCGTAAACTGCTTGACGAAGCCGGGTTCACCGATACAGCGATTGTTGCCAGTAATGATCTGGACGAAACGATCATCACCAGTTTAAAACAACAAGGCGCTAAAATTGACATATGGGGCGTTGGTACTAAGCTTGTTACGGCTTTTGATCAGCCCGCACTGGGTGGAGTTTATAAATTAGCCGCCTTGCGTCATACCTCATCGGAAAATGCAGAAACGGCTGAGTGGGACTACAAAATGAAATTGTCTGAGCAGGCGATCAAAATTTCGACACCGGGTATTCAGCAGGTACGTCGGTTTCGGAATGAGCAGGGATTTATCGCCGATATGATCTTTGACGAAAGTAAGCCGGAGGCAAATCCTGCAGGCGTTCCCATGACAATGATCGATCCACTCGATTTTACGAAACGACGAAAGTTCGACGCTACGCAGGCGTTCGATGATTTATTAGTGCCGGTTTTTAGAGACGGAACCTGCGTCTATGAAAGTCCTGATATTCATGCAATTCGGGCTCGGGTACAAACCCAGCTTACCAATCTTCATCCGGGTGTAAAGCGATTTGTGAATCCCCATACTTACCCGGTTGGTCTGGAAAGAAACCTGCACGAGCTGAAAACAGCATTGGTCATGAAATTACGAGAGAGAAATGAATAG
- the rpoN gene encoding RNA polymerase factor sigma-54, whose amino-acid sequence MQKLSLSQSLQQKLSPQQIQFIKLLQIPTAELDTRIEEELEINPALEEGMEEEYDQKEEDSFADEFDDDYKDRNDDLDIDTYLQNEDYTGYKMQGDGNYGEEDRDMPLATSSSLLDALMQQFGYLQLTENQRVVGLQLIGSIEADGYIRRSMQAIVNDLAFSQNVFTDTEELEEVLQKIQTFDPPGIGARSLQECLLLQLQRKDTSDPYIILAMRIIEDFFEEFSKKHFDKIQRRLNISDESLKRVIDIIIKLNPKPGSVEGEAGSVQYLIPDFILTNSNGKLDLTLNSKNAPELRISRSFADMLDTYDKSSKQNKSLKETVSFVKQKLDAAKWFIDAIKQRQQTLLKTMNAIVRFQYDFFLSGDESKLRPMILKDIATLIDMDVSTVSRVANSKSVQTEFGIYPLKYFFSEGIATDSGEDVSSREVKNILKDLIDNEPKLNPLSDDKLEKILNDRGYNIARRTVAKYREQLNIPVARLRKQL is encoded by the coding sequence ATGCAGAAGTTAAGCCTCTCCCAGTCGCTTCAACAGAAACTGTCTCCTCAACAGATACAGTTTATCAAACTGTTGCAAATCCCCACGGCCGAGCTCGACACGCGCATTGAGGAGGAGTTAGAGATCAATCCGGCGCTCGAGGAGGGAATGGAGGAAGAGTATGATCAGAAAGAGGAAGACTCCTTTGCTGACGAATTTGACGACGATTATAAGGATCGTAACGATGACCTGGATATTGACACCTACCTCCAGAATGAAGATTACACGGGGTATAAAATGCAGGGCGACGGCAATTATGGCGAAGAAGACCGCGATATGCCACTCGCTACCAGTTCGAGCCTGCTTGATGCATTAATGCAGCAATTTGGATATCTCCAGTTGACAGAAAACCAGCGTGTTGTTGGTCTTCAGCTTATCGGGAGTATTGAGGCTGACGGGTACATACGTCGATCCATGCAGGCAATCGTCAATGACCTTGCTTTCTCGCAGAATGTGTTCACTGATACCGAGGAGTTGGAGGAAGTGCTTCAGAAAATCCAGACCTTCGATCCACCAGGTATTGGAGCACGTTCGTTACAGGAATGCTTATTGTTGCAACTGCAGCGCAAAGACACATCTGACCCGTATATAATCCTGGCGATGCGGATTATTGAGGATTTCTTCGAGGAGTTCTCTAAAAAACACTTTGATAAAATCCAGCGTCGGCTCAATATCAGTGATGAATCTCTGAAACGGGTAATCGACATTATCATCAAGCTGAATCCTAAACCTGGTTCTGTTGAGGGAGAAGCTGGTTCCGTTCAATACCTGATCCCCGATTTTATTCTGACCAATAGTAACGGTAAGCTCGACCTGACGCTTAATTCCAAGAATGCTCCCGAATTACGCATCAGCCGTTCGTTTGCCGACATGCTCGATACGTACGATAAGAGTAGTAAGCAGAACAAATCGCTTAAAGAAACCGTCTCATTCGTTAAGCAAAAGCTCGACGCGGCCAAATGGTTTATCGATGCCATTAAACAACGGCAGCAAACATTGCTTAAGACGATGAACGCGATTGTGCGTTTTCAGTATGATTTCTTTCTGTCGGGCGACGAATCGAAGCTTCGGCCGATGATCCTGAAAGACATTGCCACGCTGATCGATATGGATGTGTCGACGGTGTCGCGTGTGGCCAATAGTAAATCGGTGCAGACCGAATTCGGAATTTATCCACTCAAATATTTCTTTTCTGAGGGCATTGCTACTGATTCAGGCGAAGACGTTAGCAGTCGGGAAGTAAAAAATATTCTAAAAGACCTGATCGATAATGAACCGAAGCTAAACCCGCTTTCGGACGATAAGCTCGAAAAGATTCTTAATGACCGGGGCTATAACATTGCTCGCCGTACGGTGGCCAAATACCGTGAACAGCTTAATATTCCGGTGGCTCGGCTCAGAAAACAATTATAG
- a CDS encoding beta-N-acetylhexosaminidase, whose product MKTLLTCLLVMVLSAQLFAQTKYAILPKPTRLEEKSGSFMVPAKLAIAVPAGNDNVRQIAQLLADQLAKSSGNTPTITTGKASKGISFVLEKAGSLGAEGYKLMVSPKNITIAAEQPQGFFYGVQSLMQLMPSAVFSPTKVAGVTWSVPACVIDDRPRYSYRGSMLDAGRNFMPVPFIKKYIDLLALHKMNTFHWHLTEDQGWRIEIKKYPKLTQIGSIRPKSMIGKYSDNAYDGKPYGGFYTQDEVRDVVKYAQSRYVTVVPEIEMPGHSVAVLAAYPEFGSNPDKILQVSSKWGVHDEVLFPREETFTFLQDVLTEVMDLFPSQYIHIGGDECPKTQWKQSRFCQDLMKKEGLKDEHELQSYFIRRIDKFITSKGRRMVGWDEILEGGLSPNATVMSWRGVNGGVAAARQNHDVIMTPNTYCYLDYYQADAKTQPIAIGGFLPLEKVYSFNPSVTDSLTADQSKHVLGVQANIWTEYMPTTQYVEYMTFPRLIAIAETAWTPSDGKNFDDFKQRLEAHKKRLNYLNVNYFGSPINNTFQYQWPKAVAGK is encoded by the coding sequence ATGAAGACGCTGCTTACCTGTTTACTTGTTATGGTGCTTTCTGCGCAACTTTTTGCCCAGACGAAGTACGCCATTCTACCAAAGCCGACCCGGCTTGAAGAAAAAAGTGGTTCGTTTATGGTACCTGCCAAGCTGGCCATTGCTGTTCCGGCTGGTAACGACAACGTTCGTCAGATTGCCCAGCTCCTTGCCGACCAGCTTGCTAAATCCAGTGGCAATACGCCGACCATAACGACGGGTAAAGCGTCGAAAGGAATTTCTTTTGTGCTTGAAAAAGCAGGTTCATTAGGAGCAGAAGGCTATAAATTGATGGTTTCGCCTAAGAACATTACAATCGCGGCCGAACAACCCCAGGGCTTCTTTTATGGGGTTCAGTCGCTAATGCAATTGATGCCATCGGCTGTTTTTAGTCCTACAAAAGTTGCGGGCGTGACTTGGTCTGTGCCAGCCTGTGTTATTGACGATCGGCCCCGGTATAGTTATCGTGGATCGATGCTGGATGCCGGGCGTAACTTCATGCCAGTTCCGTTTATCAAAAAATACATTGACCTACTGGCACTGCACAAAATGAATACCTTTCATTGGCATCTGACGGAAGATCAGGGTTGGCGGATTGAGATCAAAAAGTACCCTAAGCTTACGCAGATTGGCTCAATACGTCCAAAATCAATGATAGGCAAGTATAGTGACAATGCCTATGATGGCAAGCCCTATGGTGGATTTTATACCCAGGATGAAGTGCGCGACGTGGTTAAATACGCGCAGTCGCGCTACGTAACCGTAGTTCCCGAAATCGAAATGCCCGGCCACTCAGTTGCCGTACTTGCGGCTTATCCGGAGTTCGGCAGCAACCCCGATAAAATCCTGCAGGTGAGTAGCAAATGGGGGGTTCATGACGAGGTGCTGTTCCCCCGTGAAGAAACCTTTACGTTTTTGCAGGATGTACTGACGGAAGTTATGGACCTGTTCCCAAGTCAGTATATTCATATTGGCGGAGACGAATGCCCGAAAACGCAATGGAAACAAAGCCGCTTTTGCCAGGACCTGATGAAGAAAGAAGGCCTGAAAGATGAACACGAATTGCAGAGCTATTTCATTCGGCGCATCGACAAATTCATTACCTCGAAAGGCCGCCGGATGGTAGGTTGGGATGAGATTCTGGAGGGTGGGCTTTCACCGAATGCTACTGTGATGAGCTGGCGTGGGGTAAATGGGGGCGTTGCAGCAGCCCGGCAAAACCACGATGTTATTATGACACCGAATACGTACTGCTACCTCGATTACTACCAGGCTGATGCCAAAACACAACCCATTGCCATTGGTGGATTTCTACCCCTCGAAAAAGTATATAGTTTTAATCCATCCGTAACCGATAGCCTAACGGCTGATCAATCGAAGCACGTACTTGGCGTGCAGGCTAACATCTGGACAGAGTATATGCCCACGACGCAATACGTTGAATACATGACGTTCCCCCGCCTTATTGCCATTGCCGAAACTGCCTGGACTCCCAGTGACGGCAAGAATTTCGATGACTTCAAACAACGGCTGGAAGCCCACAAAAAGCGGCTGAATTATCTGAATGTCAATTATTTTGGCTCGCCGATCAACAATACATTTCAGTATCAGTGGCCGAAAGCAGTTGCCGGAAAGTAA
- a CDS encoding FkbM family methyltransferase codes for MEIILDITKKVMGIHPQQGVKPLPDLVHIGSRFHGYYLPENLLTSESICYCVGAGEDISFDTELKAIFDAQIFIFDPTPEGINHFQKVKDYTRNGQSLTIHNKPPHNKAPFTYRLTVDQVNDITYVPIGVWDQKTTLRFFAPQKENYVSHSVYLFKDSNEFIEAPVDRLSNLMATLGHTAVDVVKLEIEGAEYTVIDTIVEDKLDIKAILVEFDEVHNATDKAYHFRIKKSCSQLKKAGYVLVHSTESLKRTFIRKDVFDTLNVKKKVSYNIGS; via the coding sequence ATGGAAATCATTCTGGACATTACCAAGAAAGTGATGGGAATTCACCCCCAGCAAGGTGTAAAGCCGCTGCCTGATCTGGTGCATATTGGCTCAAGATTTCATGGGTATTATTTACCTGAAAACTTGCTGACAAGTGAATCAATTTGCTATTGTGTGGGCGCTGGCGAGGACATTTCATTTGATACTGAACTAAAGGCTATTTTTGATGCACAAATCTTTATTTTTGATCCAACACCCGAGGGGATCAATCATTTTCAAAAAGTAAAAGACTATACTCGAAACGGCCAGTCACTAACTATTCATAATAAACCACCTCACAATAAAGCACCTTTTACCTATCGTCTGACGGTCGACCAGGTAAACGACATTACCTATGTACCGATTGGCGTATGGGATCAAAAAACGACTCTCCGTTTTTTTGCTCCCCAAAAGGAAAATTATGTGTCGCATTCGGTTTACTTATTCAAAGACTCAAATGAGTTTATCGAAGCACCCGTTGACCGACTAAGTAATTTAATGGCAACGCTCGGTCATACTGCCGTAGATGTAGTGAAACTGGAAATTGAAGGAGCCGAGTATACCGTAATTGATACAATTGTTGAGGATAAATTAGATATCAAGGCAATCCTGGTGGAGTTTGATGAGGTACATAATGCCACCGATAAAGCTTATCATTTTCGCATTAAGAAGTCCTGTAGCCAACTAAAAAAAGCAGGTTATGTGCTGGTACACTCGACTGAATCGTTGAAACGCACATTTATTCGGAAAGACGTTTTTGACACGCTAAACGTAAAAAAGAAAGTTTCCTATAACATAGGTTCTTAA